In one window of Brassica rapa cultivar Chiifu-401-42 chromosome A07, CAAS_Brap_v3.01, whole genome shotgun sequence DNA:
- the LOC103850167 gene encoding RING-H2 finger protein ATL46 has product MSWVRFAAEQKDGTFAYPPPPPPPSSSGNRISPAVLFVIVILAVLFFISGLLHLLVRFLTKHPSRSNNRYPEISTSDALQRQLQQLFHLNDSGLDQAFIDALPVFHYKEMVGASKEPFDCAVCLCEFTERDKLRLLPMCSHAFHLTCIDTWLQSNSTCPLCRGTLFSPGFSMDDNPMFDFDGLGEDEERVPEKAVEIQEIVVEKGVLPVRLGKFKRLDNDGAGGETSSSNLDARRCFSMGSYQYILGNSELKVPFCKDRQRLLKPQDKESQEQIEDLSSSSEEEKKISSVVAKGESFSVSKIWLWPKKDKFSSDAQRRLPSSSLNVDDLPKLPWMEDHKKLEKDER; this is encoded by the coding sequence ATGTCTTGGGTTCGATTCGCAGCTGAGCAAAAAGACGGCACCTTTGCGTACccaccaccgccaccaccaccgTCTTCTTCCGGTAACAGAATCAGCCCGGCGGTTCTATTCGTGATCGTGATTCTAGCTGTCTTGTTCTTCATCTCTGGCCTTCTTCATCTGCTCGTTAGGTTTCTCACAAAGCACCCTTCGAGGTCTAATAATAGATACCCAGAGATCTCAACCAGTGATGCTCTTCAAAGACAGCTTCAACAGCTCTTCCATCTCAACGACTCTGGTCTTGACCAAGCTTTCATCGACGCTTTGCCTGTTTTTCACTACAAAGAAATGGTCGGTGCCTCCAAGGAGCCGTTTGATTGCGCGGTTTGCCTCTGCGAGTTTACTGAGAGAGATAAGCTGAGGTTGTTGCCAATGTGTAGCCACGCTTTTCATCTTACCTGTATTGACACTTGGCTTCAGTCTAACTCCACTTGCCCTCTTTGTCGTGGCACTCTCTTCTCCCCTGGTTTCTCCATGGACGACAATCCCATGTTTGACTTCGATGGTTTAGGAGAAGACGAAGAGCGTGTACCCGAGAAAGCTGTGGAGATTCAAGAAATCGTTGTGGAGAAAGGGGTTTTACCGGTGAGGTTAGGGAAGTTCAAGAGGCTTGACAATGATGGTGCTGGTGGAGAGACTAGTAGTAGTAATCTTGATGCGAGGAGATGTTTCTCAATGGGTTCTTATCAGTATATACTCGGTAACTCTGAGCTTAAAGTCCCGTTTTGCAAAGATAGGCAGCGGCTTTTGAAACCTCAAGACAAAGAATCTCAGGAGCAGATTGAGgacttatcatcatcatcagaagaagagaagaagattagTAGTGTTGTGGCTAAGGGAGAGAGCTTTTCGGTTTCCAAGATTTGGTTGTGGCCAAAGAAAGATAAATTCTCTTCAGATGCTCAGAGAAGGTTGCCTTCTTCATCACTTAACGTTGATGATCTTCCAAAACTTCCATGGATGGAAGATCATAAGAAGCTGGAGAAGGACGAAAGGTAG